CCACGTCCTTGCCGGCTTCCGCCAAAATCTTCGTCACCGCATCATAGATGCCGTTCTTTTTGATGGAACCGCCCCCGTAGACCAGGATGACCTTCTTGCCATACTTGGCCAGTTCAGCCGGCAGGTTCTGCAAGGCATCCTTACCGAAGTACAGTTTCGTAGGGTTGCAGTAGGTGAAATTTCCTAACATGATATTCTCTCCTTTGTAATCAGCAATTCTTTTTCCAATACTACCAACATAACAGAAACATGCGGGAAAATGAAATGCTTATTGGGTTGGCCATTCCATACATAAACCGTATGACAATGGAAGCGGGTCGATCAAAACGATCGACCCCTGCTGTATTGCGTTACCGCAAATCACTTCAAATACTTCTGGAAGAATGCCGTCATTGTATCGAAGGGAATCTTTTCCAGATTGTCGTAAAGATCCGTATGATTGGCCCCCGGGATGATCAGCAGTTCTTTGTTATCGCCTTTCAGCTTCTTGAAAGCATCTTCTCCGAAGTACCGGGAATGGGCCTTTTCCCCGTGGATGACAAGTACCGCACTTTCGATTTCATCCGCATAGGAAAGCAGCGGCATATTCATGAAGGACAGGGCACTGGTGGCATTCCAGCCTTCGTTGGAATTCAGGCTGCGGGGATGGTACCCGCGTTTCGTCTTGTAGTAGGCATAGTAATCTTTCACGAACTGGGGAGCATTGGCCGGTAACGGATCCACCACGCCTCCGGCCCGTTTGAACGTACCCGTGCGGAAGTCTTCCGTCCGCTGGGCATTGAGAGCCCTGCGACTTACCATCCGCTCCTTTTTCAGGGTGGCGGCATCTTTCGTATAATCGAAATATCCGTTGGCCATCACCCGGCTCATATCGTACATGGTGGAAACCACCGTGGCCTTGACCCGGGTATCGATGGCCGCATCGTTAAGTGCCATGCCGCCCCAGCCGCAGATGCCGATCAGGCCGATCCGGTTGGGGTCCACGTCTTTTTCATTGGACAGGAAATCCACCGCAGCGGAGAAATCTTCGGTATTGATATCCGGAGACGCCACATTGCGCACCCCGTTCACACCCCCGCTCTCGCCCGTAAAGGAGGGATCGAAGGCGATGGTCAAAAAGCCCCGTTTGGCCATTTCCTGGGCATACAGACCGGAAGCCTGCTCCTTGACCGCACCAAAAGGTCCGCTGACGGCGATAGCGGCCAGTTTGCCCTTCACATTTTTCGGCTCGTACAGATCGGCAGCCAGCTCGATGCCATACCGATTGCGGAACGTCACTTTCCGATGATTCACTTCTTTGCTTTCTGGAAATACCTTATCCCATTCCTTTGTCAGTTTCAATGGACTTCCTCCCTGTTCCTTCGTCTGGACGGCTGCCTTAGCCTGTTTCGTCTGTGGAGCCGCCTGGGCCTCTGCCCCAAATACCCCCAGGGCACAGGTCATCCCCAGCACAGCCATTGCCAGGACCCTCTGCAGTTTCTTTTTTCCGTTCATAAAAAACACCTCTTTCTGTATTCCAAACCAGTCATTTGCTCTTTCCACTGGTTTCAGTATACAGCAGGAGGTGATTTATTACCAATACTTATATGATTTTATTTGTTATGCTTAAAAAGCATACTAATTGTGAGGTCCGAACACTTCCTCCAGCCGGGCATGGACCACGCCGGCAGCCCGGGAAAAGACCTGATTCTCCTTCCAGACCAGGTAGTTATGAGAATGCAGGGCCGGCTGCAGCGGCCGGAAGGTCAGCTGGGAATGGTGATCCCCATCCAGGGCCAGCAATCCCCCAAAAGAAAACAGCAGACCCATACGCTGCTCCGCAAGGAAAGCTGCATTATAGATCAGATTGTATGTGGCCCGCACGTTCAGCTTCTCCGCCTCGATTCCCAGCCAGTGGTTGAAGATATGATTGTTCAGCAGCTGGCGGGA
This region of Acidaminococcus timonensis genomic DNA includes:
- a CDS encoding alpha/beta hydrolase, with amino-acid sequence MNGKKKLQRVLAMAVLGMTCALGVFGAEAQAAPQTKQAKAAVQTKEQGGSPLKLTKEWDKVFPESKEVNHRKVTFRNRYGIELAADLYEPKNVKGKLAAIAVSGPFGAVKEQASGLYAQEMAKRGFLTIAFDPSFTGESGGVNGVRNVASPDINTEDFSAAVDFLSNEKDVDPNRIGLIGICGWGGMALNDAAIDTRVKATVVSTMYDMSRVMANGYFDYTKDAATLKKERMVSRRALNAQRTEDFRTGTFKRAGGVVDPLPANAPQFVKDYYAYYKTKRGYHPRSLNSNEGWNATSALSFMNMPLLSYADEIESAVLVIHGEKAHSRYFGEDAFKKLKGDNKELLIIPGANHTDLYDNLEKIPFDTMTAFFQKYLK